The Kaustia mangrovi genome has a segment encoding these proteins:
- a CDS encoding group I truncated hemoglobin produces the protein MTTTIAEQLSTVSLYERLGASAGIRRIVDGMVDAHLENPVIRARFQPYLNDPERVEEIKRHICAFFEMRAGGPGPYRGRCMVEAHRGMNIAEAEYVAAVDDILGTMRALGHREEERAEVLAMLYGLKDEIIRV, from the coding sequence ATGACGACCACAATCGCCGAACAGTTGAGTACCGTGTCGCTCTACGAGAGGCTGGGCGCGTCCGCCGGGATCCGGCGGATCGTCGACGGGATGGTCGATGCGCATCTGGAGAACCCGGTCATCCGGGCGCGCTTCCAGCCCTATCTGAACGATCCCGAGCGCGTCGAAGAAATCAAGCGGCACATCTGTGCGTTCTTCGAGATGCGTGCGGGCGGTCCCGGACCCTACCGGGGCCGATGCATGGTCGAGGCTCACCGGGGCATGAACATCGCCGAGGCGGAGTACGTGGCCGCGGTCGACGACATCCTCGGCACCATGCGGGCGCTCGGACACCGCGAGGAGGAGAGGGCGGAGGTTCTCGCGATGCTCTACGGGCTCAAGGACGAGATCATCCGGGTCTGA
- a CDS encoding tautomerase family protein: MPLVDIQVIEGVFDADQKRRMIEEVTETMVGIEGEAMRGVTWVRLQEIASGEWAIGGKPMTAADVKGAQKRPA; this comes from the coding sequence ATGCCGCTGGTGGATATTCAGGTGATCGAGGGCGTCTTTGACGCCGACCAGAAACGCCGGATGATCGAGGAGGTGACCGAGACGATGGTTGGCATCGAGGGCGAGGCGATGCGCGGCGTGACCTGGGTCCGCCTCCAGGAGATCGCGAGCGGAGAATGGGCAATCGGCGGCAAGCCGATGACCGCCGCGGATGTGAAGGGTGCGCAGAAGCGGCCGGCCTGA
- a CDS encoding winged helix-turn-helix transcriptional regulator, producing the protein MTNASYRQFCPVAMAAEILCTRWTVVLLRELVAGSTRFNELRRGVPRMSPALLSKRLSELEAAGIVKRETLSEMPEIDAYRLTKAGRDLQPVIEAIGMWGQKWVEAEPSLDNLDPELLMWDMRRNLDTEPVPSRRTVIEFLYPELPPSQRKWWLIVDPDRTVDLCHVDPGFDVDLFVHVDLRTMTEIWMGLKTVARAVDDGMLRMTGHAELASTMQSWLGLSPFAKQDKLAS; encoded by the coding sequence ATGACCAATGCGAGCTACAGGCAGTTCTGCCCCGTCGCCATGGCGGCCGAAATCCTCTGCACCCGCTGGACGGTTGTGCTTCTGCGCGAGCTTGTCGCCGGCTCCACGCGGTTCAACGAGTTGCGGCGCGGCGTGCCGCGCATGTCGCCGGCGCTGCTGTCGAAACGCCTCTCCGAGCTGGAGGCGGCAGGGATCGTGAAGCGCGAGACGCTGTCGGAGATGCCCGAAATCGACGCCTATCGCCTGACGAAGGCCGGCCGCGATCTGCAGCCGGTGATCGAGGCGATCGGCATGTGGGGCCAGAAATGGGTGGAGGCCGAACCGTCGCTGGACAACCTCGACCCGGAACTCCTCATGTGGGACATGCGACGAAACCTCGACACCGAGCCGGTGCCGTCCCGGCGCACCGTGATCGAGTTCCTCTATCCGGAGCTGCCTCCGTCGCAACGCAAATGGTGGCTGATCGTCGATCCCGACCGCACGGTCGATCTCTGCCACGTCGATCCGGGTTTCGACGTGGACCTGTTCGTCCATGTCGATCTGCGCACCATGACCGAGATCTGGATGGGCCTGAAGACCGTGGCCCGCGCGGTTGACGACGGCATGCTGCGCATGACGGGCCACGCCGAGCTGGCAAGCACCATGCAGTCGTGGCTGGGGCTCAGCCCCTTTGCCAAACAGGACAAGCTGGCAAGCTGA